From the genome of Segatella hominis, one region includes:
- a CDS encoding DUF4984 domain-containing protein: protein MKKIMMRCLAAVAVLIALASCSQDFTTYSGPSHIMFSDTLYQYPVQENNEIFNVPVSATEKVDYDRTFGVEVVDKESNAIEGKHYRVLNNTVTIKAGEMVGNVQVQGIYDNIGKTDSLGFTLKLVIPEKYNWTELYKDYTHVVMQKACPFDIHNFSGWCMVTSTFYSQYLNNVTNRLIKTEVVEGEENTVLLKDVYYKGYDLKLKFKTGNLLEPKVEMDDQIAGETGEAFGTIYGDGKLRISQPSLYTSYYNTCQNYVLQYVNMSVDKKDGTSFGNVGTFITMFEWISDAEAERLKEQGY, encoded by the coding sequence ATGAAGAAAATAATGATGAGATGTTTGGCAGCAGTTGCTGTACTCATCGCTCTTGCGAGCTGTTCGCAGGATTTTACTACCTATTCTGGTCCGAGTCATATCATGTTCTCTGATACGCTCTATCAGTATCCAGTACAGGAAAACAACGAAATCTTCAATGTTCCTGTATCGGCTACAGAAAAAGTGGATTACGACCGCACCTTCGGTGTGGAAGTTGTTGACAAAGAGAGCAATGCCATCGAGGGTAAGCATTATCGTGTGCTCAACAATACTGTCACTATCAAGGCGGGCGAGATGGTAGGAAATGTGCAGGTTCAGGGTATCTATGATAATATCGGAAAGACGGACTCCTTAGGTTTTACGCTGAAACTGGTGATTCCTGAGAAGTACAACTGGACTGAACTCTACAAGGACTATACTCACGTGGTGATGCAGAAGGCTTGTCCTTTCGATATCCACAATTTCTCTGGTTGGTGTATGGTTACTTCTACTTTCTACAGTCAGTATCTGAACAACGTAACCAACCGTCTGATCAAGACTGAGGTGGTAGAAGGTGAGGAAAATACGGTACTCCTGAAGGATGTATATTATAAGGGATATGACCTGAAGTTGAAGTTTAAAACAGGCAACCTTCTGGAGCCAAAGGTAGAGATGGACGACCAGATAGCCGGTGAGACCGGTGAGGCGTTCGGAACTATCTATGGAGATGGCAAGTTGCGCATCAGCCAGCCTTCTCTCTATACCTCTTATTATAATACCTGCCAGAACTATGTATTGCAGTATGTCAACATGAGTGTCGATAAGAAGGACGGTACATCATTTGGTAATGTAGGAACCTTCATCACCATGTTTGAGTGGATAAGCGATGCAGAGGCAGAGAGACTCAAAGAACAAGGTTATTAA
- a CDS encoding RagB/SusD family nutrient uptake outer membrane protein, with protein sequence MKIKHIKTYILSAVLTLSFSSCLDKYPEDSIRMDEAINTVDDVDKLVYGIYDSFKSSALYSGKLTLLPDLQTDFVYCVKGYSNTYGDIYRWKDIKPTNTDIESVYGALYGVINSANFLLDNVEKVKLNTTSDTEQDRLEQYQGEAYFARALAYSELIKMFCKAYDNDEQAEKDLGVVLTEHYYGNEPQKRASLKASYEFVLRDLDKATEYLKLEDDFTGSLYNEIYFNEYTCHALRARVSLYMHRWDDAIKYASKVIGSKYYTLEKASSKTYSSQVNDYKYIWTYGDSREAIWKVGFTVNSYGGALGTIFDNYNYVTYRPDYVPETWVINSYDSNDLRAAAIFTTRVTGYEHGLQWPLLSKYFGDAEFLNSNILHVHQPMVFRLSEQYLIRAEAYAMKGEYGKAGKDISTLRTARYSSYGGNTSMSESNAMKIIEAERVKELYMEGFRLNDLKRWHKGFERKASDQPAANFVQSNLKVEKDDPLFVWPIPQHELEAPGSEIEPNESNK encoded by the coding sequence ATACAGTGGATGATGTAGATAAGCTGGTCTATGGAATCTATGACAGTTTTAAGAGCAGCGCATTGTACTCGGGCAAGTTGACACTCTTGCCAGACTTGCAGACAGACTTCGTGTATTGTGTGAAGGGCTACTCCAATACCTATGGCGATATCTATCGCTGGAAGGATATCAAGCCTACCAATACCGACATCGAGTCTGTATATGGTGCCCTTTATGGTGTTATCAATAGTGCCAACTTCCTGCTTGACAATGTAGAGAAAGTAAAGCTCAATACCACCAGTGATACAGAACAGGACAGGTTGGAGCAGTATCAGGGTGAGGCTTACTTCGCTCGTGCCTTGGCTTATTCTGAGTTGATCAAGATGTTCTGCAAGGCTTATGATAATGATGAGCAGGCAGAGAAAGACCTGGGTGTGGTACTCACAGAGCATTATTACGGCAATGAGCCACAGAAGCGTGCCAGCTTGAAGGCTTCATACGAGTTCGTATTGAGAGACCTTGATAAGGCTACAGAGTATCTGAAGTTGGAAGATGACTTTACTGGAAGTCTCTACAACGAGATTTACTTCAATGAATATACTTGCCATGCCTTGCGTGCGCGCGTATCCTTATATATGCATCGCTGGGATGATGCCATCAAGTATGCTTCTAAGGTTATCGGCAGCAAATATTATACATTGGAGAAGGCGTCTTCTAAAACCTATTCCAGTCAGGTGAACGACTATAAGTACATCTGGACTTATGGTGATTCCCGTGAGGCTATCTGGAAGGTTGGTTTTACTGTAAACAGTTATGGTGGTGCCTTGGGTACTATCTTTGATAACTACAACTATGTAACTTATCGTCCTGACTATGTGCCAGAGACTTGGGTTATCAATTCATACGACAGCAACGACCTTCGTGCTGCAGCCATCTTCACCACCCGTGTGACAGGTTATGAGCACGGATTGCAGTGGCCTTTGCTGAGCAAGTATTTTGGTGATGCAGAATTCCTGAACAGTAACATCCTGCATGTTCACCAGCCAATGGTATTCCGTCTCTCAGAGCAGTATCTGATCCGTGCTGAGGCTTATGCCATGAAGGGTGAATATGGCAAGGCAGGTAAGGACATCTCTACCTTGCGTACAGCCCGTTACTCATCATACGGTGGTAATACATCCATGAGCGAGAGCAATGCCATGAAGATTATCGAGGCAGAGCGTGTGAAGGAACTCTATATGGAAGGTTTCCGTCTGAACGACCTCAAGCGCTGGCACAAGGGATTCGAGCGTAAGGCTTCTGATCAGCCTGCTGCCAACTTCGTACAGAGCAACTTGAAGGTAGAGAAGGATGATCCACTCTTTGTCTGGCCAATTCCACAGCATGAGCTGGAAGCACCAGGTTCAGAGATAGAGCCTAATGAAAGTAATAAATAA
- a CDS encoding DUF5003 domain-containing protein codes for MKKLISRYWLVLVALVSVTLFTACSSDDDAVNPVFPQVQTIAGAAGDVKEFSFDANQNWSLSSNQIWCKISKVEAQNENQEEAKAAVKPGFVLNGAAGKQTIQVTITDDDASKDLSVAQLNLKMGGQEVTIAEIQRSAEGYDLKVYDALGNDITETGIIVGYKNVAGQPIYNKFTVKSTYRFAVTNTPAWVELEGGFLVGTPNNEVVGGAAFKEGQGLNAKYAIAKEANYTITFASEDGKAAVTVPVVYNGMTTHTMDITYPTSSQWAVWNVSMDGKVFTQNGSSLNGDATNVFTFHNFVPFQLNTLNDDYQLVVFENKKEGLFEDESGAVKLQGEKGDVKLTVAPLASGSRELLVYALPKAVYESLENGLDDMLENEFTTVKSDYDRYFLMDVVQKEEKKGDSEVTAPIVTSMGMNVDCALTTNDDFKSYAEGFFNYTGKEVFESTVYGGYVAIYPQIDGWNPTAGAKVVIYDGTGNSVENYEVGQDDKGIYVGLNADELTYPIFAGFNNIQGVCQRVVFINNMGFRSKRK; via the coding sequence ATGAAAAAGTTAATTTCAAGATATTGGCTCGTACTTGTGGCGCTGGTTTCAGTGACCTTGTTCACCGCTTGTTCCAGCGACGACGATGCCGTAAATCCTGTATTTCCACAGGTACAGACTATCGCAGGTGCTGCTGGCGATGTGAAAGAGTTTTCTTTCGATGCCAACCAGAACTGGAGTCTTTCTTCTAATCAGATCTGGTGTAAGATCTCTAAGGTAGAGGCTCAGAATGAGAATCAGGAAGAGGCGAAGGCTGCTGTAAAGCCTGGTTTCGTGCTCAATGGTGCTGCTGGTAAGCAGACTATCCAGGTAACTATTACTGACGATGATGCCAGCAAGGACTTGAGCGTAGCTCAGTTGAACTTGAAGATGGGCGGTCAGGAAGTGACTATTGCTGAGATTCAGCGTTCTGCTGAGGGCTATGATCTCAAGGTTTATGATGCGTTGGGCAACGATATTACTGAGACCGGTATTATTGTAGGTTACAAGAATGTTGCAGGTCAGCCTATCTACAACAAGTTTACTGTTAAGTCAACCTATCGTTTTGCTGTGACCAACACTCCTGCTTGGGTAGAGTTGGAAGGCGGTTTCCTGGTAGGTACCCCAAATAATGAAGTTGTAGGTGGTGCTGCCTTCAAAGAGGGTCAGGGCTTGAATGCTAAGTATGCCATTGCCAAGGAGGCTAACTACACCATTACTTTTGCTTCTGAGGATGGTAAGGCCGCTGTGACCGTACCTGTTGTCTATAATGGTATGACCACTCATACGATGGATATTACTTATCCTACTTCATCACAGTGGGCTGTATGGAATGTTTCTATGGATGGTAAGGTATTCACACAGAATGGTTCAAGTCTTAATGGTGATGCTACCAATGTTTTCACTTTCCACAACTTCGTTCCATTCCAACTCAACACATTAAATGATGATTATCAGCTGGTTGTCTTCGAAAATAAGAAGGAAGGTCTGTTCGAGGATGAATCTGGCGCTGTGAAGTTGCAGGGTGAGAAGGGTGATGTCAAGCTTACTGTTGCTCCATTGGCAAGCGGTAGCCGTGAATTACTGGTTTATGCATTGCCTAAGGCTGTATATGAGAGCTTGGAGAATGGTCTCGACGATATGTTGGAGAACGAGTTCACTACTGTAAAGAGTGATTATGACCGCTACTTCCTGATGGATGTTGTACAGAAGGAAGAAAAGAAGGGCGATTCTGAGGTTACTGCTCCTATTGTTACCAGCATGGGTATGAATGTAGATTGTGCCTTGACAACCAATGATGACTTTAAGTCATATGCTGAGGGCTTTTTCAATTATACTGGTAAAGAAGTATTTGAATCAACAGTTTATGGTGGTTATGTAGCCATCTATCCTCAGATTGACGGATGGAATCCTACAGCTGGAGCAAAAGTAGTCATTTACGATGGTACAGGAAACTCTGTTGAAAACTATGAGGTAGGACAGGACGATAAGGGTATCTATGTTGGCTTGAATGCCGATGAGCTTACTTATCCGATCTTTGCTGGTTTCAACAACATACAGGGAGTATGCCAGCGAGTAGTCTTTATCAATAATATGGGATTTAGAAGCAAGAGAAAGTAA